In the Arachis ipaensis cultivar K30076 chromosome B10, Araip1.1, whole genome shotgun sequence genome, one interval contains:
- the LOC107620801 gene encoding uncharacterized protein LOC107620801: MCPLCCKTVESAIHLFLGCELTWQVWCAWLFALGRSWAVPETLKQHFESWAHASHRKVERKRWLIGFFAVIWAIWLERNDRVFNNHGSEVVEIINRSFSLSDEWLGEVVCPFPCFRKRHHHASLRQDRGRANCRLRWSRHMARMQADSCCGNPAVVVAPPMMVEGR, encoded by the exons ATGTGTCCTTTATGTTGCAAGACTGTTGAGTCAGCTATCCATCTGTTTCTTGGCTGTGAGctcacttggcaggtgtggtgtgcatggCTATTCGCCCTTGGAAGGTCCTGGGCCGTACCAGAAACACTGAAGCAACATTTTGAGAGCTGGGCGCATGCTTCACATAGAAAGGTTGAGAGAAAGAGGTGGTTGATTGGATTCTTTGCTGTAATCTGGGCAATTTGGCTGGAAAGAAATGATCGTGTCTTCAATAATCATGGCTCAGAAGTGGTGGAAATCATCAATAGGTCCTTTTCGCTATCCGACGAGTGGCTTGGTG AAGTGGTCTGTCCCTTCCCCTGTTTCCGGAAGCGCCACCACCATGCCTCTCTCAGGCAAGATCGAGGCAGGGCTAATTGCCGGCTGCGTTGGAGTCGCCACATGGCGAGGATGCAGGCCGATAGTTGTTGTGGTAACCCAGCTGTTGTTGTGGCGCCGCCAATGATGGTAGAAGGGAGGTGA
- the LOC107620802 gene encoding uncharacterized protein LOC107620802: MTFASWNVRGLAGTEKLSMVKNFRKKFNVHVLGLIETKKEVMTKFEVVQLWGNDGVGWEFVEAEGASGGLLLMWDSTVFNLSSCYKGARWLCVDGVLLKNNFRCAFCLVYGEHDREEKLVVWEELSFLSGLCQVLFCFMGDFNEIVQVEERLGATSLPWSVAEFKSWVHDMELMDLVLSDRRFTWFRGQSCSRIDRVLVSLEWLEEFPKTRLQGSPRGLSDHCPMIMNVTRLGGEPRPFRSLDSWFTHDGFLRMVKEEWRSLREIQFMDKLKAMTAPLGRWHREQFGDLDIRINKFEEEIRKVDDMVSHGVYDGTMEARRKALVSSCKKWYIRKEIHWKQMSRSRNAKEMDKNTRYFHNLASARRRTIELKPYGSMGE, encoded by the coding sequence ATGACTTTTGCATCCTGGAATGTTCGGGGGTTGGCGGGGACTGAAAAATTGAGTATGGTCAAAAATTTTAGAAAGAAGTTCAATGTGCATGTGCTAGGCTTAATAGAGACAAAGAAAGAGGTGATGACTAAATTTGAGGTTGTGCAGTTGTGGGGTAATGATGGAGTGGGTTGGGAGTTTGTGGAGGCAGAAGGTGCTTCTGGCGGCCTGTTATTGATGTGGGATAGCACGGTTTTTAACTTAAGTAGTTGCTATAAAGGAGCTAGGTGGCTATGTGTGGATGGAGTGTTGTTAAAGAATAATTTTCGGTGTGCGTTCTGTTTGGTGTATGGTGAACATGATAGGGAGGAAAAGCTTGTAGTGTGGGAAGAGCTAAGCTTCTTGTCCGGCTTATGCCAGGTACTGTTCTGTTTTATGGGGGATTTTAACGAGATTGTCCAAGTGGAAGAACGACTGGGGGCCACGTCTCTGCCATGGTCTGTAGCAGAGTTTAAATCTTGGGTTCATGATATGGAGCTGATGGATCTAGTTTTATCTGATAGGCGGTTCACATGGTTCCGGGGCCAATCATGTAGTCGTATTGACAGGGTCTTGGTTAGTTTGGAATGGTTGGAAGAATTTCCTAAAACAAGGTTACAAGGAAGTCCAAGAGGGCTGTCAGACCATTGTCCAATGATTATGAACGTAACTAGGTTGGGAGGGGAGCCGAGACCGTTTCGGAGCCTGGATTCATGGTTTACTCACGATGGGTTTTTGAGGATGGTAAAGGAGGAATGGAGGAGTCTCAGGGAGATTCAGTTCATGGATAAATTGAAGGCTATGACGGCCCCACTGGGGAGATGGCATAGAGAGCAGTTTGGTGATCTGGACATAAGGATTAACAAGTTTGAGGAGGAGATCAGGAAGGTAGATGATATGGTGAGTCATGGAGTATATGATGGAACAATGGAGGCGAGAAGGAAGGCGCTTGTGAGCTCTTGTAAGAAATGGTATATCAGAAAGGAAATCCACTGGAAGCAGATGTCACGGTCTAGGAATGCTAAGGAGATGGATAAAAACACTAGATACTTTCATAATCTCGCATCGGCTCGTAGGAGAACAATCGAATTGAAGCCTTACGGATCCATGGGAGAGTAG